The genomic region gtcagaatcattcaaagtatatgctactttgaatgtttcgtcattcaaattattttttgatatcaaaaaatcattattgtaaaccctttttcCTTTTTCGACTGTTGGACTTGAAGTGTCAGACTTTAACTTTGACTCTGACTCTGACTCCTCTGTTTTATCTTTATccaacacatgatccaccactttcttaaTCAACtcagattgttgatcagtgtcagatgcagtgaaTGTGATGTCAATATTATCTGGCAATCCATCTAAAGGTTCAGACTCCCACTTTAAATtggttgccttttttactctttctgaattaagatttcgtggagaatatccttTTTTCAAGCGGAGGTGGACATTTGTTATAACTGATActatgtttcttaccagtattctTTACTTCAGGTTTCTTCTCTTCAAATGCTTCCATGCCTTCTACtgtaggataaatcctgtcaatcacataaaaAGCACATGAATAACTTTTCAATAACCTGTTCACCCTCTCAGTTTCTATCCTTtgagtttccaatttttgttcaagttcagcacatttctcaatgtactgattgatgattttctgcttcgtcatgaacgctccattgagtgtcttcataGCTGTCTCTTATTCATTGCTTGATTTGCTATATTGATTCATAActttgtttaaaacatcataagattctttcagtctgttcatgttatgaatcaatttGTTGTTGTGCCTTTTCACAGTATCACAATTTTCACACTTCTTAGGTATCTTTTCAGTATCTGCTTCCTTCTCAACCCTGATAGCtggaatttctttaacctgcttctTTATTACTCGAGCATTTTCCTCAGGTTTGACCTTTGCTTCAGTAGTTGTTGCCATATGATTCTTCTTTTTCGCAGATTGTCTTTCTTAGATCTCTTCCATTTTACTTGCAAAATACAAATTATACCTATCAGATGAAAATTCTCTTTTATAATATTCAAGTTTTCGAATTTCTTCACTTTcatcatcactctcttcatctgatGAGTGATCAAAAACTGGTGCTTTTTCTGAAGCCTTTTCTGTTGAAacttgttcttcttcttcctttttagGACTGAATTGCTGAGATTCGTAATAAGCATACGTTATTTCATCTTCAGCAGTAGAATCTTCAAAAATTTGAGCAACAAAGGCTTTAGGATCTAAAGTACTGTTAGGATTATAATTATTCCAATTAAAACCTTCTGGAATTCTTTCATATTCTTGATGAACTAGATAAGCTTTCTTTGATGGCTCTTCGATCAGATCCTTTCTAGCATGTGAAGTTTGTGGCGATTGTTGTTGATGCaaagcaacttgatgataaatcgcttttcgatgataatcattgttaccgaacggattttgagctccacttgcttcgcgatttgtgcattctcgcttaaagtgccccttctccctgcaacgaaaacaagtaactttagatttatcaaaacctaaaggtgaagttccagcatcacggaaatcatctcttccagtgatctgtttaaacttctcagctcttctcaacacacttgtaggaccgttattgacagtcgtgtgagtcaatcagagctagcaactaccgaaaatgcagcggaaatacaaaatcggcatgaatcaaagcagaaatggagtagaaacagaagtagATCACTTTAAAATAGTTTTCTCATTAATCTTTCACAAAATACacgagcagcagttcggctacacgggagacatgaacgtataaaatgagaaaacaacactactatatataggggacagggtttcgcttatatgaccatgtacatatgagcgaaatcatctagttgggatttcgctcatatggcacattgacatataagcgaaatcataaCATGAAATCCTAACTTTTACATATTTAACCCCTATAcattcataattaacacatctagaccctatacattgatcaactaagactaagacgcaggctttagacattcgtgcaccaacaaactcccccttggatacagccgcagtcttcagtcttggtcttcggGTCTTCACAACGACTTGAACTTTTCTTCATGCTGCTTAGGCTTCCTCCTAAGCGCATTCCTTATCATGTCgttctctttctttctcttcttatcCTCTTTAGCTTGAATGTTCATCCATTTGCCTCTGTTCTCTTCAAGCTTTTGACATTCACGAGCagctttccttttcatcttctcatcGAGCGACCACCATGACGACTTCTATTTACTTTCAGAGTTGATACTTTTCTGAAAGCAAAGGGTTGCAACTCGCTGAAATTGCATGGCCTGCTCTCTGTCCTCTGGCTGATAATGAATCTTGTTTATGAATAAACATTCAATATCCTTTGCAGAGCAGTTTactaaccacatcgggtcatAGATATGAATTTCTCGCAATTCGCTTCCTGCTCGATAAGTAATCACTACTTCAGTTGTAATACAACTATAAACCCAGCCCATGAAGCCTTTGTAAAACTCTTGCTCCATCGATGGCACTGGTATAGTTTTCGTCGTTCTAGGCTTTTTCACATTCAGTATCGTCTCTTCAACTCCTGACACTGGATCTCTTCTTGTAACTCTCTTCGGATAATGTGGCTTCCAGTGTTTGAAATCTCTCAAAGCCTCAAACTTTATCAAACCCCACATAGCAACATCGTTTTTCCTGACAGGATATCCCAAGGTTCTAACCTTTGACAACtcatccacatcccaccatggAAGTGACATAATATCATGTAACTTTTCAAAATATTGCACGCCACATTCTCTTCTGATTGCATACGCATTAACTTGAGGCAGAAACCCCCAGCTAATGATGTCACCGAGAGATACGCTTCGATCACGTTGATAATACTTTAACGACCGTTTGAACTTCCTCTCGTGACTTTCTTTGAACCACTTTTTCCTTTCTTCTTTTGCCATATCTTTTGGAGTGCCGTCAAAGTTCACATCTTTCAAAATTTCTGCAACTTTTCTTCGTAACTCATCACGATTCTCCTCAATAAAGAATTCCATCAACGTTGGCAACTATGAGGTATCTTCACTAACACTTTCGTCATCTGTCCAGTCTTCGACTTCAACTCTATCCTACAAATCAGCCTCTTCAACATATCTATACTCGTATTCAGGCTGTTGATTAATATCGAAGGCATTCAACTCTTCTTCAAAGTCAGCATTCAATTCTTCTTCGAAATCGAACTTAAAGTCAGGGTTCACCATGCGAGTCATTTCCTTAATTGCTTCCAACGTGTAAGTATGGAAATGCTCTCCTTCTTCATGATAAGTATCCAACCTCAGAATCAACTTTTCAGCTTGTTGAACATTCTGTGCATCACCTGACTCCCCCTGCCTATCAGCTTCCCCTGATTCTTCGTTCACTGATtcattcatcaaatcatcaacatTCTTTTCAGTAGAAACCTCAGTAACTTTCAATCCTGTACCACCCTGAGCATCATCGTCAGAACCATGACTGCTCGCAGAATACACTTTCTCATCTTTAACATCTTCCTCTTCATtctcctcttcttcatcttcttcatcactatcacCAATCAACTCATCAAGAGGAGTATAATCCTCAAAAAGACCAGAAATAGCAGAGATAGGCTCGGGATTTTCAACAACCATAGAAGGAACAATCGATCTTTCTGTCACTGCAGAACTTCCTTCAACTCCTTTACccttttctttcatttgttcatcaattTTAGCTTGACGTTCTGCTCTGAGCTCTTCAACTTgcagctcttcaaacttttgctCTACAAACGTTCCGAGCATGCTTTCAACAACTTTATTTAGCATATAGAACTCATGATCTCTGATAGCTTTAGCTGCTTCAAGCTctttgttcttcaacttgaaGTATTCATTTTGCTCATCTCGTCGAGCTTTTTCTTCTTCCAGCTCAGCAACTCTCACCTTCAAGATGTCTATCTCAGATTGATCACTGtcaattttcttaaacagctCTTTGTTATCACCCTCCAATCTCTTTACACGCATTTCAAGAATTCTTTCACGATCTGCAACTTTCTTGTTTTCAGCGGCTAACTTCTTGTTCTCAGCAATCACTTCATCAACCTTCTTTTCAACATTCTTTACTTGTGAGGTGTTTGCGAAATCAAAATCTCCTACATCATCAAGGCTCACATTCAAATTCGAAGGAACATTTGGAAAATTTCGGTACCCCGCAGAACCAGGTGTTAGTTGAccttgggtgagtggaggtgtttGAAAGATTTCTTGCGATGTAAGAAGGGTTTGTTGTGGTGGAGGTGAAAGATGTAGTGGTGAATGATGAataggtgatggttgtcttggtggtgttggttgtttagGTGGTGAAGATTGTTGTGGTGGTGTAGGTTGTCGGGGTGGTGATTGGATtggtgattgtggtggtgttggttcatgtggtggtgttggttcatgtggtggtgttggtggtttcTTGGTTTCTTTTGTTGGTCTCTTCTTTAGCACAATCTTCGGCATTTTAATCTTTGGTGTAACTTTACGAATCTTTGGAGATACGACTTTCTTTCGTGCTCCACCTCTCTTTTTACCACCTGGAGGAGATTGTGATTCTGAGACATGTTCTGGAGAAGGAACATAAGCATCATCATCGTCCTTTTCCTGTCTCTTTCTCTTCCTCAATAACTTCTCTTTCTCGGTTGCTTCATGAATTCTTCGTAAACGTTCTGTTTCATCAACTTCCTCTTCTGAAGAACTCGAGGAGCTTGTAGTATCTTTATCCACATCATCTCCCTCAATGTCATCAATAACCTTTTCTTTCCCTTTCTTTGCTTCGACATTAACAACTTGATCAACTTCAGCAACCACGGTTGGCCCTGTCTCTAAGACATCAGAATCAAACAACATATGTGCATCAACATTAAACGGATCTTCTTCCGCAGCTACCACCTGTTCATCTTCTTCAGGTTCATCAATCAAAGATGTCTTTGCAGctttcttttgcttcttcttTGGTTGTGAAGAAGATCCCTCACCCTTTTGAGCTTTAGGAGTAGCCTTTCTGCGTCTCCTCCCTATTTCCTTCACATACCATTCATTCTTGGTGTTTTTGAAATCTTTAAGAATCT from Helianthus annuus cultivar XRQ/B chromosome 10, HanXRQr2.0-SUNRISE, whole genome shotgun sequence harbors:
- the LOC110881334 gene encoding uncharacterized protein LOC110881334, producing the protein MKRKAARECQKLEENRGKWMNIQAKEDKKRKKENDMIRNALRRKPKQHEENTLDPKAFVAQIFEDSTAEDEITYAYYESQQFSPKKEEEEQVSTEKASEKAPVFDHSSDEESDDESEEIRKLEYYKREFSSDRIYPTVEGMEAFEEKKPEVKNTERVKKATNLKWESEPLDGLPDNIDITFTASDTDQQSELIKKVVDHVLDKDKTEESESESKLKSDTSSPTVEKGKRVKGVKEFYEKNKKGKKTSDDDSESPKDRQAWVNLFN
- the LOC110881336 gene encoding glutamic acid-rich protein-like codes for the protein MKEAAYAEELKILKDFKNTKNEWYVKEIGRRRRKATPKAQKGEGSSSQPKKKQKKAAKTSLIDEPEEDEQVVAAEEDPFNVDAHMLFDSDVLETGPTVVAEVDQVVNVEAKKGKEKVIDDIEGDDVDKDTTSSSSSSEEEVDETERLRRIHEATEKEKLLRKRKRQEKDDDDAYVPSPEHVSESQSPPGGKKRGGARKKVVSPKIRDFDFANTSQVKNVEKKVDEVIAENKKLAAENKKVADRERILEMRVKRLEGDNKELFKKIDSDQSEIDILKVRVAELEEEKARRDEQNEYFKLKNKELEAAKAIRDHEFYMLNKVVESMLGTFVEQKFEELQVEELRAERQAKIDEQMKEKGKGVEGSSAVTERSIVPSMVVENPEPISAISGLFEDYTPLDELIGDSDEEDEEEENEEEDVKDEKVYSASSHGSDDDAQGGTGLKVTEVSTEKNVDDLMNESVNEESGEADRQGESGDAQNVQQAEKLILRLDTYHEEGEHFHTYTLEAIKEMTRMVNPDFKFDFEEELNADFEEELNAFDINQQPEYEYRYVEEADL